The Phycisphaeraceae bacterium genome has a window encoding:
- the gndA gene encoding NADP-dependent phosphogluconate dehydrogenase, translating into MSLSSPASACADVGMIGLAVMGRNLALNLADHGYTVAAYNRTSSVTEEFLRDNPPGVFGGLGGGLVGCETLEDFVRALKPPRIMIVLVKAGPAIDAVCDGLIEAGAGAQDIVVDAGNSLWTDTIARERKYRGRLTFFGSGVSGGETGARFGPSLMPGGDRDAWARLKPMWEAIAAKVDAKTGRPLEGAAPGRPVHGGVPCTAYIGENGAGHYVKMVHNGIEYGDMQLICESYFLMKHLLGMKPPEMAEVFAEWNRGDLDSFLVEITADILRQRDPVKKSKYLVDMVLDTAGQKGTGKWTSVNALDLGVPAPSIAEAVFARCLSAQKERRVAASRKLKGPRPARKLPKARTIEAIRDALYCSKICSYAQGFDLMREAQKEYGWTLNFGEIARIWRGGCIIRAGFLQKITEAFDRDPKLDNLILDSYFKRKIAAAQDNWRKVASLAACAGIACPQFMSALSYYDGYRSATLPANLLQAQRDYFGAHTFERVDRLRGEFFHVDWPDPKRPMVKT; encoded by the coding sequence ATGTCGCTCTCCTCTCCAGCATCCGCCTGCGCCGACGTGGGCATGATCGGGCTGGCCGTCATGGGCCGCAACCTGGCCCTCAACCTGGCCGATCACGGCTACACGGTGGCCGCGTACAACCGCACGTCGTCCGTCACCGAGGAGTTTCTGCGCGACAACCCGCCGGGCGTGTTCGGCGGGCTGGGCGGGGGGCTGGTGGGATGCGAGACCCTGGAGGACTTCGTCCGCGCGCTCAAGCCGCCGCGCATCATGATCGTGCTGGTGAAGGCGGGTCCGGCCATCGACGCGGTGTGCGACGGGCTGATCGAAGCCGGGGCCGGGGCGCAGGACATCGTCGTCGATGCCGGCAACTCGCTGTGGACCGACACCATCGCGCGCGAGAGGAAGTACCGCGGGCGGCTGACGTTCTTCGGCTCGGGCGTGTCGGGCGGCGAGACGGGGGCGCGCTTCGGCCCCTCGCTCATGCCGGGCGGCGACCGCGACGCCTGGGCCCGGCTCAAGCCGATGTGGGAAGCCATCGCCGCCAAGGTGGACGCGAAGACGGGCCGGCCCCTCGAAGGCGCCGCCCCCGGCAGACCCGTGCATGGCGGCGTGCCCTGCACCGCGTACATCGGTGAGAACGGCGCGGGCCACTACGTCAAGATGGTCCACAACGGCATCGAGTACGGCGACATGCAGCTCATCTGCGAGTCGTACTTCCTGATGAAGCACCTGCTGGGCATGAAACCGCCCGAAATGGCCGAGGTCTTCGCCGAGTGGAACCGGGGAGACCTGGATTCATTCCTCGTCGAGATCACGGCGGACATTCTGCGGCAGCGCGATCCGGTGAAGAAGTCGAAATACCTGGTGGACATGGTGCTCGACACCGCGGGGCAGAAGGGCACCGGCAAGTGGACCAGCGTGAACGCGCTGGACCTGGGTGTGCCCGCCCCGTCGATCGCCGAGGCGGTCTTCGCCCGCTGCCTGAGCGCCCAGAAGGAGCGGCGCGTGGCGGCGTCGAGGAAACTCAAGGGGCCCAGACCCGCGCGGAAACTGCCCAAGGCCAGGACCATCGAGGCGATCCGCGATGCGCTGTACTGCTCGAAGATCTGCTCCTACGCCCAGGGGTTCGACCTGATGCGCGAGGCGCAGAAGGAGTACGGCTGGACGCTCAACTTCGGCGAGATCGCCCGCATCTGGCGGGGCGGGTGCATCATCCGCGCCGGGTTCCTGCAGAAGATCACCGAGGCGTTCGATCGCGATCCGAAGCTGGACAACCTGATCCTCGATTCGTACTTCAAGCGCAAGATCGCCGCGGCCCAGGACAACTGGCGCAAAGTGGCGTCGCTGGCGGCGTGCGCGGGCATCGCCTGCCCGCAGTTCATGAGCGCGCTGTCGTACTACGACGGCTACCGCAGCGCCACCCTGCCCGCCAACCTGCTGCAGGCCCAGCGCGATTACTTCGGGGCGCACACGTTCGAGCGGGTCGATCGGCTGCGCGGCGAGTTCTTCCACGTCGACTGGCCCGACCCCAAGCGGCCGATGGTGAAAACGTGA
- a CDS encoding transketolase: protein MSFEAAVHAKAIQLDHLTLDMCAAAGSGHPSSCMSIGHIVTVLLYHTMRWLPDHPRYPTSDRLVLSEGHAVPIIYAAYADLQGVVGKGDDDRRALTVNDLRTLRENDSVLDGHPNPMEGFPFFDAATGSLGQGLSVAAGLGVAAQRDGLDRRIYCIIGDGESREGQVWEAIDFIADHKLTNVLPIFNCNAYGQSAAVSPQQSPETLRRKLEAAGFMVGVIDGHDPRAIKAAFDHYIANVDKGQPMAVVAKTVKGWGSETMQGGGWHGKPATGDKLTQAKEDLDHTRVALTSALAGDELAIYPPNEYVAPEQTFADPPSFSDAMRRYDMAAILASGKFATRKAYGLALRALGHANPLVYALDADVKNSTFAEWFANDKALADRFVECRIAEQNMFSVAAGLSAAGKIPFCSTFSKFVTRAYDQIEMAINSGANLKIVGSHSGISLASDGPSQMALPDVAWFRSLSTTRDHRGNPACYVLQPADAFAAYGLTMAMAEYQGACYMRTFRPEVEFLYDENTVFNLGKFEVLTQGRDLMIVTAGYMVHECNKAIEALDKLGIDATLIDLYSIPFDEEALLDLANQNNGKILTVEDNYGGGIGSAVSDACTASGDGFTVEQMHVRRIPKSARDENGVLQQCGLHFGAITRKAANMLGVPVNA, encoded by the coding sequence ATGTCGTTTGAAGCCGCCGTTCACGCCAAGGCCATTCAGCTGGATCACCTGACGCTCGACATGTGCGCCGCCGCGGGTAGCGGGCATCCGTCATCCTGCATGAGCATCGGGCACATCGTCACGGTGCTGCTGTATCACACCATGCGCTGGCTGCCGGATCATCCCCGGTACCCCACCTCGGATCGTCTGGTGCTGTCGGAGGGACATGCGGTACCCATCATTTACGCCGCCTATGCCGACCTGCAGGGCGTGGTCGGCAAGGGTGACGATGATCGCAGGGCGTTGACGGTCAATGACTTGCGCACGCTCCGCGAGAACGACAGCGTGCTCGATGGACACCCCAACCCGATGGAGGGCTTTCCCTTCTTCGACGCCGCCACCGGCTCGCTCGGGCAGGGGCTGTCCGTCGCCGCGGGGTTGGGCGTGGCGGCCCAGCGCGACGGGCTGGATCGTCGCATCTACTGCATCATCGGCGATGGTGAATCCCGCGAAGGCCAGGTCTGGGAGGCCATCGATTTCATCGCCGACCACAAGCTGACCAACGTGCTGCCCATCTTCAACTGCAACGCCTACGGCCAGTCGGCGGCGGTCAGCCCGCAGCAGTCGCCCGAGACGCTCCGCAGGAAGCTGGAGGCGGCGGGGTTCATGGTGGGCGTGATCGACGGACATGACCCCAGGGCCATCAAGGCGGCCTTCGACCACTACATCGCCAACGTTGACAAGGGCCAGCCCATGGCGGTGGTGGCGAAGACGGTGAAGGGCTGGGGGTCGGAAACCATGCAGGGCGGGGGGTGGCATGGCAAGCCGGCCACGGGCGACAAGCTCACGCAGGCCAAGGAAGACCTCGACCACACGCGCGTCGCGCTCACCAGCGCGCTGGCGGGCGATGAACTGGCCATCTACCCGCCCAACGAGTACGTCGCGCCGGAGCAGACGTTCGCCGATCCGCCCTCGTTCAGCGACGCCATGCGCCGCTACGACATGGCGGCGATTCTGGCCTCCGGCAAGTTCGCCACGCGCAAGGCCTACGGGCTGGCGCTGCGGGCCCTGGGACACGCCAACCCGCTGGTCTACGCGCTGGACGCGGATGTGAAGAACAGCACCTTCGCCGAGTGGTTCGCCAACGACAAGGCGCTGGCGGATCGGTTCGTGGAATGCCGCATCGCCGAGCAGAACATGTTCTCCGTGGCGGCGGGCCTGTCCGCGGCGGGCAAGATTCCCTTCTGCTCCACCTTCAGCAAGTTCGTGACGCGGGCCTACGACCAGATCGAGATGGCCATCAACTCCGGCGCCAACCTCAAGATCGTCGGCTCGCACTCGGGCATCTCTCTGGCCTCGGACGGCCCGAGCCAGATGGCGCTGCCTGATGTGGCGTGGTTCCGATCGCTCTCGACCACCCGCGACCACCGGGGCAACCCGGCGTGCTATGTGCTGCAGCCGGCCGACGCCTTCGCCGCCTACGGGCTGACCATGGCCATGGCGGAATATCAGGGCGCGTGCTACATGCGCACCTTCCGTCCGGAAGTGGAGTTCCTCTACGACGAGAACACCGTCTTCAATCTCGGCAAGTTCGAGGTGCTCACGCAGGGACGCGACCTGATGATCGTGACCGCCGGATACATGGTCCACGAGTGCAACAAGGCCATCGAGGCCCTGGACAAACTGGGCATCGACGCCACGCTGATCGACCTTTACTCGATTCCCTTCGACGAGGAAGCCCTGCTCGACCTGGCCAACCAGAACAACGGAAAGATTCTCACCGTGGAGGACAACTACGGCGGGGGCATCGGCAGCGCGGTCTCCGACGCCTGCACCGCCTCCGGCGACGGCTTCACCGTGGAGCAGATGCACGTGCGGCGGATTCCCAAATCCGCGCGCGATGAGAACGGCGTCCTCCAGCAGTGCGGCCTGCACTTCGGGGCCATCACCAGGAAGGCCGCGAACATGCTGGGCGTGCCGGTGAATGCGTGA